One genomic window of Cyanobacteria bacterium FACHB-DQ100 includes the following:
- a CDS encoding RNA methyltransferase has product MNQYFATVARGLETLAAQELEQLGAIAIEPGFCGVAFTGDLALLYRVNLWARLPFRILMKLHEFPCQDAEDLYQGVQSIDWSLYLTPDMTLAVNATGKTKQLNHTHFTALQVKNAIVDQQQDRLGDRSNVELQAPDLQINVHLDQNHCTVSLDSSGESLHRRGYRPAVGSAPLKESLAAALIQLSGWQPEQVFYDPLCGSGTLPLEASLKALNVAPGLFRERFGFETWLDADLTLLEDLIQAAEASQREQLPAPIWGSDRDPAVIEQAIVNATHCGVSNHVYFATLDLSEVAAPANSGVLFCNPPYGERLGRESDLSAFYKRLGDVLKQQFKGWTAFVLSGNKELSQSIGLRSAQRFPVYNGALPCQLMKYELY; this is encoded by the coding sequence ATGAATCAGTATTTTGCGACTGTTGCTCGAGGACTAGAAACGCTTGCAGCACAAGAATTAGAGCAATTAGGTGCGATCGCGATCGAGCCAGGATTTTGTGGAGTCGCATTCACAGGGGATCTGGCGCTCCTGTATCGCGTCAATCTTTGGGCGCGGCTACCGTTTCGCATCCTGATGAAGCTGCATGAATTTCCCTGCCAGGATGCAGAAGATCTCTATCAGGGTGTGCAATCGATCGACTGGTCGCTGTATCTCACTCCGGATATGACCTTAGCCGTGAATGCCACGGGTAAAACTAAACAGCTTAATCACACGCATTTCACAGCCCTTCAAGTTAAGAACGCGATCGTAGATCAGCAGCAAGACAGATTGGGCGATCGCTCTAATGTTGAACTTCAAGCCCCGGATCTTCAGATTAATGTGCATCTTGATCAAAATCACTGCACCGTAAGCCTCGATAGTTCGGGTGAGAGCTTACACCGTCGAGGCTATCGTCCAGCCGTCGGCTCCGCACCGCTCAAGGAATCCTTGGCAGCAGCGCTAATTCAACTCTCTGGTTGGCAACCGGAGCAGGTTTTTTATGATCCCCTCTGCGGGTCGGGGACATTACCCTTAGAAGCCAGTTTAAAGGCATTAAATGTTGCTCCAGGATTATTTCGGGAGCGGTTTGGGTTTGAAACGTGGCTGGATGCAGATTTGACCTTATTAGAGGACTTGATTCAAGCCGCAGAAGCGAGTCAGCGAGAGCAGCTTCCTGCACCAATTTGGGGGAGCGATCGCGATCCCGCAGTGATTGAGCAAGCGATCGTCAACGCAACTCATTGTGGAGTCTCAAATCACGTTTATTTCGCGACACTCGACTTATCGGAAGTTGCTGCTCCCGCAAACAGTGGAGTGCTATTCTGCAATCCCCCGTATGGAGAAAGATTGGGACGAGAGAGTGACTTGAGCGCTTTTTACAAGCGTTTAGGCGATGTGCTGAAGCAGCAATTCAAAGGGTGGACAGCATTTGTATTGAGTGGAAATAAGGAACTCTCTCAATCGATCGGACTAAGATCGGCGCAAAGATTCCCGGTGTATAACGGAGCGCTGCCGTGTCAGTTGATGAAGTACGAACTGTACTGA